In 'Nostoc azollae' 0708, the following are encoded in one genomic region:
- a CDS encoding PEP-CTERM sorting domain-containing protein (PEP-CTERM proteins occur, often in large numbers, in the proteomes of bacteria that also encode an exosortase, a predicted intramembrane cysteine proteinase. The presence of a PEP-CTERM domain at a protein's C-terminus predicts cleavage within the sorting domain, followed by covalent anchoring to some some component of the (usually Gram-negative) cell surface. Many PEP-CTERM proteins exhibit an unusual sequence composition that includes large numbers of potential glycosylation sites. Expression of one such protein has been shown restore the ability of a bacterium to form floc, a type of biofilm.), with protein MSTLKKLGQLFSQKALRSLSTGLAVSNIIMLGFGAFAKPASAVVLIGGVEVETNALADILLNSANVTSNGNSVESAILDGNVATTVFASTTPGAYVRLGFSNPILNSVGDDLALFELGLPDSFSVEINGQTFDYQTYETGDFTDNPVRSINVATLDFNDFGIALGDYVSEMLIKLDNISTNYGTTPALGLVAGIRSVPEPSAMFGLLATAGFLACQRKQFKAVKRSVSLS; from the coding sequence ATGAGTACATTAAAGAAGTTAGGTCAATTATTCTCTCAAAAAGCTTTACGCTCCTTGAGTACAGGTCTAGCGGTAAGTAACATCATTATGCTGGGATTTGGTGCTTTCGCTAAACCTGCAAGTGCAGTAGTATTAATAGGAGGAGTAGAAGTAGAAACTAACGCGTTAGCAGATATTTTACTAAATTCTGCAAATGTGACCTCAAATGGAAACTCCGTAGAAAGCGCAATCCTTGATGGCAATGTTGCTACTACTGTATTTGCATCGACGACTCCTGGTGCTTATGTGAGATTGGGTTTCAGCAATCCAATATTAAACTCTGTAGGAGATGACTTGGCTTTATTTGAACTTGGTCTTCCTGATAGCTTTTCAGTCGAGATCAACGGACAGACTTTCGATTATCAAACCTATGAGACTGGCGATTTTACAGATAATCCAGTGCGTAGCATCAACGTAGCTACTTTGGACTTCAATGATTTTGGCATCGCTTTGGGCGATTACGTCAGTGAAATGTTGATTAAATTAGACAACATATCGACGAATTATGGAACAACACCTGCCCTTGGTTTGGTAGCTGGTATCCGTTCTGTTCCCGAACCTTCAGCTATGTTTGGCTTATTAGCAACTGCTGGCTTCTTGGCTTGCCAGCGCAAGCAATTTAAAGCTGTCAAAAGAAGCGTAAGCTTGTCATAG
- the rpmB gene encoding 50S ribosomal protein L28, whose product MSRRCELTGKKANNAMAVSHSHRRTKRLQHANLQSKRVWWAGGNRWVRLKLSTKAIKTLETKGLEAMAREAGINLNHY is encoded by the coding sequence ATGTCCCGTCGTTGTGAACTCACCGGTAAAAAAGCCAATAATGCAATGGCTGTTTCTCACTCCCACCGTCGCACCAAGCGTTTACAACACGCTAATCTGCAAAGCAAGCGAGTTTGGTGGGCAGGTGGTAATCGCTGGGTAAGACTAAAACTTTCCACAAAAGCTATCAAAACCTTGGAAACCAAAGGTTTGGAAGCAATGGCTAGAGAAGCAGGCATCAATCTGAATCATTACTAA
- the era gene encoding GTPase Era, with translation MKVESKVSSSDNYSFSFSGEVTIPQAPPEFKSGFIGIIGRPNVGKSTLMNQLVGQKIAITSPIAQTTRNRLRGILTTDKAQLIFVDTPGIHQPHHQLGEVLVKNAKIAIESVDVVLFVVDGTAACGGGDRFITELLSRSQTAVILGINKIDEQPADAEKLDDSYIQLAKEHQWETIKFSAKTALGLVEAQELLIEHLEPGPFYYPPDLVTDQPEQFIMGELIREQILLLTREEVPHSVAIAIDLVEETPSITRVLATIHVERDSQKGILIGKGGTMLKAIGSKAREQIQKLIAGKVYLELFVKVQPKWRHSRVRLAELGYRVEE, from the coding sequence ATGAAGGTGGAGTCCAAGGTGAGTAGTAGTGATAATTATAGCTTCTCGTTTTCAGGAGAAGTAACAATTCCCCAAGCTCCTCCTGAGTTTAAATCTGGTTTTATCGGCATTATTGGTCGTCCCAATGTAGGTAAATCCACTCTGATGAATCAATTAGTAGGACAAAAAATTGCTATTACATCACCTATAGCTCAAACTACTAGAAATCGGTTACGGGGTATTTTAACTACAGATAAAGCTCAGTTAATTTTTGTTGATACACCAGGAATTCATCAACCTCATCATCAATTAGGAGAAGTCCTGGTAAAAAATGCCAAAATCGCAATTGAGTCGGTAGATGTTGTATTATTTGTAGTTGATGGAACAGCGGCTTGTGGTGGAGGTGATCGCTTTATTACTGAGTTACTCAGTCGTAGTCAAACAGCAGTAATATTGGGGATTAACAAAATTGACGAACAACCAGCAGATGCTGAGAAACTGGATGATAGTTATATTCAGTTGGCGAAGGAACATCAATGGGAAACTATCAAATTTTCTGCTAAGACTGCTTTAGGATTAGTGGAAGCGCAAGAATTATTAATTGAACATTTAGAACCTGGGCCTTTCTATTATCCACCAGATCTAGTTACAGACCAGCCAGAACAGTTTATTATGGGGGAATTAATTCGGGAACAGATTTTATTGTTAACCCGTGAAGAAGTACCTCATTCAGTGGCGATCGCAATTGATTTAGTAGAAGAAACCCCAAGCATTACCCGTGTACTCGCAACTATCCACGTCGAGAGAGACTCCCAAAAGGGGATTTTGATTGGTAAAGGTGGGACAATGCTGAAAGCTATTGGTAGTAAAGCTCGTGAACAAATACAAAAACTGATTGCTGGTAAAGTTTACCTAGAATTATTTGTGAAAGTGCAACCCAAATGGCGACATTCACGAGTGAGGTTAGCAGAATTAGGGTATCGAGTAGAAGAATAA
- a CDS encoding DUF3611 family protein, translated as MNMHTESEVPSHHHDQPSLAPKLQDIAKTISFTGWITVWVQLVLLIVSGLALLFAATGRDFAQQQNTGLGVGIFWGVCGIVVLLFSVYWNFRYTRLGKRLANPNITLHPSKAETVRAMRLGIMVSLVGILISILGAGATVGVLVAKSVSQPPGVAITDPYRIIRAMDVFVEVANINSIAAHFLSTVASLWLLEKVNHH; from the coding sequence ATGAATATGCACACTGAATCGGAAGTGCCATCGCATCACCATGATCAGCCATCGCTTGCACCCAAGCTACAAGATATCGCTAAAACTATTAGTTTTACTGGCTGGATAACTGTATGGGTGCAATTGGTACTATTAATAGTCAGCGGCTTGGCGTTGTTGTTTGCTGCTACTGGTCGTGATTTTGCTCAACAACAAAATACAGGTCTAGGAGTTGGCATATTTTGGGGTGTGTGCGGAATTGTAGTGCTGTTATTTAGTGTTTATTGGAATTTTCGTTACACACGCCTCGGTAAACGCCTAGCAAACCCCAATATAACTTTACATCCCAGTAAGGCAGAAACCGTTAGAGCTATGCGACTGGGAATAATGGTGAGTTTAGTGGGGATTTTAATCAGCATCTTGGGTGCAGGTGCGACGGTAGGTGTGTTAGTAGCCAAATCTGTCTCCCAACCCCCAGGAGTGGCAATTACTGACCCTTATAGGATTATTCGTGCTATGGATGTATTTGTGGAAGTTGCAAATATTAATAGTATTGCAGCTCACTTTTTGAGTACTGTGGCTTCTCTGTGGTTATTAGAAAAAGTCAATCACCATTAA
- a CDS encoding TspO/MBR family protein, with the protein MIKSWMVIGSVASLVAFASTRITPSDRQWFRHLQRPRWLTFEGAIPLIWTVIFICGAWSAYMIWEHNPGSDTTWLMMGLYLLLEIFTIAYTPVMFRLRSLKVGTILGGTGFIICLLVTFAVLSVSIWAALLLVPYLLWSLIGTYTTWEMIHINRQNV; encoded by the coding sequence ATGATTAAATCTTGGATGGTAATTGGAAGTGTGGCTTCCTTAGTAGCCTTTGCAAGTACCCGGATTACACCTAGCGATCGCCAGTGGTTCAGGCACTTACAAAGACCCAGATGGCTGACTTTTGAAGGCGCAATTCCGTTAATCTGGACAGTAATCTTTATTTGTGGCGCTTGGTCAGCTTATATGATCTGGGAACACAATCCTGGTAGTGATACAACCTGGTTAATGATGGGTTTATACCTGCTGCTAGAAATATTTACCATTGCTTACACACCCGTCATGTTTAGGTTACGTAGTCTCAAAGTAGGTACAATTCTTGGTGGTACAGGTTTTATCATCTGTCTTTTAGTCACTTTCGCAGTTTTATCTGTTTCTATTTGGGCAGCATTATTGCTAGTTCCTTATTTATTGTGGAGTCTCATTGGCACATATACAACTTGGGAAATGATTCACATCAATCGGCAAAATGTTTGA